The following proteins are co-located in the Flammeovirga kamogawensis genome:
- the nrfD gene encoding NrfD/PsrC family molybdoenzyme membrane anchor subunit: MQIVSKVREPLVTGGKTYKDITEDVCRPVEGNPSMGWFAGMAVSLILLLAGGVFLADLLWSGIGRWGLNKTVQWAWDITNFVWWVGIGHAGTLISAVLLLFRQKWRTSINRAAEAMTIFAVICAAIWPVVHMGRPWIGGIWALPLPNTYGSLWVNFNSPLLWDVFAISTYFSVSLVFWFIGLIPDFATIRDRAIKPIPRLIYGALSMGFNGSAKTWMHYESVSLILAGLSTPLVLSVHTIVSMDFATSVIPGWHTTIFPPYFVAGAIFSGFAMVLTLMLVTRKLYKLEDYITMEHIEMMALVVTITGSIVGIAYITEFVIAWYSGVEYEQYAFVNRMTGQYWWAYWSMMACNVISPQVFYFKKLRTSIPFIFFISIVVNIGMWFERFVIIVTSLHRDYLPSSWLYFNPTIYDVMCYVFTFGLFFTLFLAFAKYFPVINMAEVKAVLKDSDSKVYQSRRTISNDVVPEADRVPVDL; this comes from the coding sequence ATGCAGATAGTATCGAAAGTTCGTGAGCCACTGGTAACCGGTGGCAAAACGTACAAGGACATAACAGAAGATGTCTGTCGACCTGTAGAAGGCAATCCTTCAATGGGTTGGTTTGCAGGAATGGCGGTTTCACTCATACTTCTCCTTGCAGGTGGCGTATTCTTAGCAGACCTTCTTTGGTCTGGTATTGGTCGTTGGGGTCTTAATAAGACTGTTCAATGGGCATGGGATATTACCAACTTCGTATGGTGGGTAGGTATCGGTCACGCAGGTACTTTGATTTCTGCTGTACTATTACTTTTCCGTCAGAAATGGAGAACTTCCATTAACCGTGCGGCAGAGGCAATGACTATTTTTGCTGTAATTTGTGCGGCAATATGGCCAGTAGTACACATGGGTCGTCCTTGGATTGGTGGTATTTGGGCTTTACCATTACCAAACACATATGGTTCACTTTGGGTGAACTTCAACTCCCCATTATTATGGGATGTATTTGCCATCTCAACATACTTCTCTGTATCGTTGGTATTCTGGTTTATTGGTTTAATTCCTGATTTTGCTACAATTCGTGATCGTGCTATTAAGCCGATTCCTCGTTTAATCTACGGAGCTCTTTCTATGGGTTTCAACGGTTCAGCAAAAACATGGATGCACTATGAATCAGTATCATTGATTTTGGCAGGTCTTTCGACACCTTTAGTACTTTCAGTACATACAATTGTATCGATGGACTTTGCAACCTCAGTGATTCCTGGATGGCATACAACAATCTTCCCTCCATACTTCGTAGCGGGTGCGATCTTCTCTGGATTCGCAATGGTATTAACATTAATGCTAGTAACTCGTAAGTTGTATAAATTGGAAGATTACATTACAATGGAACACATCGAAATGATGGCATTAGTAGTAACAATTACTGGTTCTATTGTAGGTATAGCATATATTACAGAATTCGTGATCGCATGGTATTCAGGTGTTGAATATGAGCAATATGCTTTCGTTAACCGTATGACTGGTCAATACTGGTGGGCATATTGGTCTATGATGGCTTGTAACGTAATTTCACCACAGGTATTCTACTTCAAGAAATTGAGAACAAGTATTCCATTTATTTTCTTTATCTCGATTGTAGTAAACATTGGTATGTGGTTTGAACGTTTCGTAATTATCGTAACTTCTCTTCACCGTGATTACCTTCCATCATCTTGGTTGTACTTTAACCCTACAATTTATGATGTAATGTGTTACGTGTTTACTTTTGGATTATTCTTTACATTATTCTTGGCATTTGCTAAGTACTTCCCTGTTATTAACATGGCAGAAGTAAAAGCTGTATTGAAAGATTCAGATTCAAAAGTGTACCAATCGCGTCGTACTATTTCTAACGATGTAGTACCAGAAGCTGATAGAGTTCCAGTTGATCTTTAG
- a CDS encoding DUF3341 domain-containing protein: MEKNTNYLVGVFGDHDILLKAVKALRKKGVNIYEVFNPYPVHFLEDALGYKRSWMPRAAFGFGALGTTCAILLQSWIMGFEWPMIIGGKGFIAIPDFVPITFELTVLFSAFGMAGSFFVSQDLKPHKVPQIFDRRQSDDKHIMAIDIANNKLSEEEIKALLSEFGAEEVNNKSFTEREKKASFLDYVSDLFTKGVTDSAREIKG, translated from the coding sequence ATGGAAAAAAACACAAATTATTTAGTAGGCGTTTTCGGTGATCACGATATCCTTCTTAAAGCAGTTAAAGCATTAAGAAAGAAAGGTGTAAATATCTATGAGGTATTTAACCCGTATCCAGTTCACTTTTTAGAAGATGCTTTAGGATATAAGCGTTCTTGGATGCCAAGAGCAGCTTTCGGATTTGGTGCTTTAGGAACAACGTGTGCAATCTTATTACAATCATGGATTATGGGCTTTGAATGGCCTATGATTATTGGAGGTAAAGGATTTATCGCAATTCCTGATTTTGTGCCAATTACTTTCGAATTAACAGTTTTATTCTCTGCATTTGGTATGGCAGGTTCATTCTTTGTATCACAAGATTTGAAACCTCATAAGGTTCCTCAAATTTTTGATCGCCGCCAATCAGACGATAAGCATATTATGGCAATTGATATTGCAAATAATAAATTATCAGAAGAAGAGATTAAAGCTTTGTTATCAGAGTTTGGTGCTGAAGAAGTAAATAATAAGAGCTTTACAGAAAGAGAGAAGAAAGCTTCTTTCTTAGACTATGTAAGTGACTTATTTACTAAAGGAGTTACAGATTCTGCTAGAGAGATTAAAGGGTAA
- a CDS encoding c-type cytochrome: MRRNKVVMKAIAIGAAALAMTGCKIQGDGNFTGLEYAPQMYHSVPYEPLSQFTYEGISGGVLEQSYYPDFINSNPYNDYFSEGEKRVINVKDPVAGTVKRQNFSAVTGDAAAKPNQPILYYMDVTKEQGEWAAENLKNPLEATPEVVAQGKHLFTAYCQPCHGEAGDGKGKVGKVYGGVANLKGKSIKKATDGHIFFVITHGKGRMWSHKSQLNPQERWAVVKYVRKLQGN; this comes from the coding sequence ATGCGACGAAATAAAGTTGTAATGAAAGCGATAGCAATAGGAGCAGCAGCGTTAGCAATGACGGGTTGTAAGATTCAAGGAGACGGTAATTTTACTGGTCTTGAATATGCACCTCAAATGTATCACTCTGTACCTTACGAGCCGCTTTCTCAATTCACGTATGAAGGTATTAGTGGTGGAGTATTGGAGCAATCGTATTATCCAGATTTCATTAACTCAAATCCTTATAATGATTACTTCTCAGAAGGTGAGAAAAGAGTAATCAACGTAAAAGATCCTGTAGCAGGTACTGTAAAGCGTCAAAACTTCAGTGCGGTTACTGGTGATGCAGCTGCTAAGCCTAATCAACCTATACTTTATTACATGGATGTAACAAAAGAGCAAGGTGAATGGGCAGCAGAGAACTTGAAAAACCCATTGGAGGCAACTCCTGAAGTGGTAGCTCAAGGTAAGCACCTATTTACTGCCTACTGCCAGCCATGTCATGGTGAAGCAGGAGATGGTAAAGGTAAGGTAGGAAAAGTGTATGGTGGTGTAGCTAACTTGAAAGGTAAGTCTATCAAGAAAGCAACCGACGGACATATTTTCTTTGTAATTACTCACGGTAAAGGACGTATGTGGTCACACAAGTCTCAGTTAAACCCTCAAGAGCGTTGGGCTGTCGTGAAATATGTTAGAAAACTTCAAGGTAACTAG
- a CDS encoding flagellar basal body-associated FliL family protein: protein MAHVDVDLNNVQEQFTFDGKLKKNVTLIGGIGLVLFVLGAIFLMMGGGHEDHHAAVEHATEVASATAVHEGGEHGHHAEFHWYDRIIVDVWVNGVFFTGIALLGFFFFALQFVANSGWPVLINRVMLNFRQFIPLGGIVLLITFLVGGHTIFHWTHEGIADPASPNYDAIIAGKTDFLNTPFFLFRMILFVTVWTLFGWALNKITKAEDNGDGSTKYFRKAQRMSVAFLIFFGISESITSWDWIMSIDTHWYSTLFGWYILAGWLVSAVAFMSLFVVILQDMGYLKLVNENHLHDLGKFLFGFSIFWSYLWFSQFLLIYYANIPEETIYFVDRLRSATYAPLFFTILITNFIFPFFVLMTRDAKRKTILMKMVAGVVIFGHFMEFCLLIIPGSLKENGGFGLTEIGSGMVFLSIFLYLFFTGLSKGGLIPNQHPMLEESIHHHT from the coding sequence ATGGCGCACGTAGATGTAGATCTAAATAATGTTCAAGAGCAGTTTACTTTTGATGGTAAATTGAAGAAGAACGTGACGCTCATCGGCGGCATCGGATTGGTGTTGTTTGTGTTGGGTGCGATCTTCTTAATGATGGGTGGTGGTCACGAAGACCATCATGCAGCAGTAGAACATGCTACTGAAGTTGCTTCGGCAACAGCAGTACATGAAGGTGGTGAACATGGTCATCATGCCGAATTTCATTGGTATGATCGTATTATTGTTGACGTTTGGGTAAACGGCGTATTCTTTACGGGTATCGCTTTATTAGGATTTTTCTTCTTTGCTCTTCAATTTGTTGCTAATTCAGGTTGGCCAGTATTGATTAACAGAGTAATGTTAAACTTCCGTCAGTTTATCCCTTTAGGTGGTATTGTATTATTAATTACTTTTTTAGTAGGTGGTCATACAATTTTTCACTGGACTCACGAAGGTATTGCAGATCCTGCTTCTCCTAACTATGATGCAATCATTGCAGGAAAGACAGATTTCTTAAATACTCCTTTCTTCTTATTTAGAATGATACTTTTTGTTACAGTTTGGACATTGTTTGGCTGGGCATTAAATAAAATAACTAAAGCAGAAGATAATGGTGATGGATCTACTAAATATTTTAGAAAAGCACAACGTATGAGTGTTGCCTTCTTAATTTTCTTTGGTATTTCTGAATCAATCACTTCTTGGGATTGGATTATGTCAATCGATACGCACTGGTATTCAACTTTATTTGGTTGGTATATCCTTGCAGGTTGGTTAGTTTCTGCAGTGGCATTTATGTCATTATTTGTAGTGATCCTTCAGGATATGGGTTACCTGAAATTAGTAAATGAAAACCATTTACATGATTTAGGTAAGTTCTTATTCGGATTCTCAATTTTCTGGTCGTATTTATGGTTCTCTCAATTCTTATTGATTTACTATGCAAACATTCCAGAAGAAACAATTTACTTCGTAGATCGTTTGAGAAGTGCAACCTATGCACCACTTTTCTTCACAATCTTAATTACAAACTTTATTTTCCCATTCTTCGTCTTGATGACAAGAGATGCAAAACGTAAAACTATTTTAATGAAAATGGTTGCTGGTGTTGTTATCTTCGGTCACTTTATGGAGTTCTGCTTATTGATCATACCAGGATCATTAAAAGAAAACGGAGGATTTGGTTTAACTGAGATTGGTTCGGGTATGGTATTCTTGTCAATCTTCTTATACTTATTCTTTACAGGTTTAAGTAAAGGTGGCTTAATTCCAAATCAACACCCAATGTTAGAAGAATCAATTCATCACCATACTTAA
- a CDS encoding alpha/beta hydrolase-fold protein gives MYKLVTIAFLLSLISCIKQRDEIDVTWNINLEKPVDKQIYISGNQPFLGNWSPKSILLEKNDSLHWSFTNTVSKNTLLEYKFTLGDWNFQAANENGIALENMEVITPKKDTIINVNIKNWTSGNQLQEQGQITGTVEYIKDFHIDGLKDRDIIIWLPPSYKTNQTKRYPVLYMHDGQNTIDPRTSSFGVDWQVDETVTNLIENKKLQEIIIVASYCTEDRNADYGDTKKGKLYRKSLAIDLKKYIDIKYRTKPQKQHTAIAGSSMGGLVSFMSAWEYPEVYKGAICMSPAFKYEDFDYINTITEDNKKDLILYIDNGGKGVDIILQPGVEKMEKELLKKGYKLNDDLFVVFNKKAKHSEGDWALRFPYAIELFFKK, from the coding sequence ATGTATAAATTAGTTACAATTGCATTTTTATTATCATTAATATCCTGTATTAAACAGAGGGATGAAATTGATGTTACTTGGAATATTAATCTAGAAAAACCTGTTGACAAACAAATTTATATTTCAGGGAATCAACCTTTTCTTGGAAATTGGTCGCCAAAATCTATCTTATTAGAGAAAAATGATTCTTTACATTGGAGTTTTACTAACACAGTTTCTAAAAATACACTATTGGAGTATAAATTCACTCTTGGAGATTGGAACTTCCAAGCTGCAAATGAGAATGGTATTGCTCTTGAAAATATGGAAGTGATCACACCCAAAAAGGATACTATCATAAATGTCAATATAAAAAACTGGACATCAGGGAATCAACTTCAAGAACAAGGGCAAATAACAGGAACAGTTGAGTATATTAAAGATTTTCATATTGATGGTTTAAAAGATAGAGATATTATTATTTGGCTTCCACCATCCTATAAAACAAATCAAACCAAAAGATACCCAGTTTTATATATGCATGATGGACAAAATACTATAGACCCTAGAACAAGTTCCTTTGGAGTTGATTGGCAAGTTGATGAAACAGTCACAAACCTTATCGAAAATAAAAAACTACAAGAAATTATAATTGTTGCATCCTATTGTACAGAAGATAGAAATGCAGATTATGGGGACACTAAAAAAGGTAAACTATATCGTAAATCGCTCGCTATTGACTTAAAAAAGTATATTGATATAAAGTATAGAACTAAACCTCAAAAACAACACACAGCTATCGCAGGGTCATCTATGGGTGGTTTGGTCAGTTTTATGTCTGCTTGGGAATACCCTGAGGTTTATAAAGGAGCTATATGTATGTCTCCTGCTTTCAAATATGAAGATTTTGATTATATCAATACCATCACAGAAGACAACAAAAAAGACCTAATACTTTATATTGATAATGGAGGTAAAGGTGTTGATATAATTTTACAACCTGGTGTTGAGAAAATGGAGAAAGAACTACTTAAAAAAGGATATAAGTTGAATGACGATTTATTTGTAGTCTTTAATAAAAAGGCAAAACACTCTGAAGGTGATTGGGCTTTGAGGTTCCCATATGCCATTGAATTATTTTTCAAAAAATAA
- a CDS encoding tetratricopeptide repeat protein: protein MNRLATFLLGFLLIANFAQAQEEGAAASDNGLTEQKAADGSVKKGCDARGYCWGENVEETKSKYTFFSDNMKAKNYSQETIDAFNYLYTNAPYIHKNLYIYGLKLYKSLVSTETKKKEAADKELIVKYEDTVLKLYDERGKYFGNPNKWESEKGKYLYRYVKDRPDFDERLPEYYAFYRKVAERDGVKTDDSNMSAYVAIVAKLHISYKKAVQGFNKDPKTKAQKSAILTANSVIANKDGKYTDAQIKEYTAKKVAAEKELENLSTQFETSDADFKKYKSFNEDWLMDEYDFVSNIAGKNIEIAEAAKKEKDVKSWNRIQTMADKYIMGMLDIDCDFINDKLGAKFKADPTDIATAKKIVGYSIRKKCMDGPYFIQAAEVVYAAEPTPAYANLISGQYIKKNETDKAIEWKEKAIELYSEDPTKQAETSIDLAKLYNKKGLKSQARSQAYKAIEFDSEISKEAYTFIGDLYMGSYKQCFESSEDNVQERGCYLAAYDMYKKAGNSSKMASAQKQFPSKSDIFTLAAKGYAEGKSIKVGCWIGGSTTLRIRP, encoded by the coding sequence ATGAATAGGTTAGCAACTTTTCTATTAGGGTTTTTGCTTATTGCAAATTTTGCACAAGCACAAGAAGAAGGTGCAGCAGCATCAGATAACGGTTTAACAGAACAAAAAGCAGCAGATGGCAGCGTTAAGAAAGGCTGTGATGCAAGAGGATATTGCTGGGGAGAAAATGTAGAAGAGACAAAGTCTAAGTACACATTCTTCTCTGATAATATGAAAGCAAAGAACTATAGTCAAGAAACTATTGATGCTTTCAATTATTTATATACAAATGCTCCATATATACATAAAAACTTGTATATCTATGGTCTTAAACTTTACAAATCTTTAGTTTCTACTGAAACTAAGAAAAAAGAAGCTGCTGATAAAGAGCTTATCGTAAAGTATGAAGATACTGTATTAAAATTATACGATGAAAGAGGTAAATACTTTGGCAACCCAAATAAATGGGAATCAGAAAAAGGTAAATACCTTTACAGATATGTAAAAGATCGTCCTGATTTTGATGAAAGACTTCCTGAGTATTATGCATTCTACAGAAAAGTTGCAGAAAGAGATGGTGTAAAAACTGATGACTCTAATATGTCTGCTTACGTAGCAATCGTTGCTAAGCTTCATATTTCATACAAAAAAGCAGTTCAAGGATTTAACAAAGATCCTAAAACGAAAGCTCAAAAGTCTGCTATCTTAACTGCAAACTCAGTAATTGCTAACAAAGATGGTAAATATACTGATGCTCAGATCAAAGAATATACAGCTAAGAAAGTAGCTGCTGAAAAAGAATTAGAGAACTTATCTACTCAATTTGAAACATCTGATGCTGATTTCAAAAAATACAAATCTTTTAATGAAGATTGGTTAATGGATGAGTATGATTTTGTTTCTAACATCGCAGGAAAAAACATCGAAATAGCAGAGGCTGCTAAAAAAGAAAAAGACGTTAAGTCTTGGAATCGTATTCAAACAATGGCTGACAAATACATCATGGGTATGTTAGATATTGATTGTGATTTCATTAACGATAAATTAGGGGCTAAATTTAAAGCTGATCCTACTGATATCGCTACGGCTAAGAAAATTGTAGGTTATTCTATCCGTAAAAAATGTATGGATGGTCCTTACTTTATCCAAGCTGCTGAAGTAGTTTACGCTGCAGAACCAACTCCTGCTTATGCTAACTTAATTTCTGGTCAGTATATCAAGAAAAATGAAACTGATAAAGCAATTGAGTGGAAAGAAAAAGCAATCGAATTATATTCTGAAGATCCTACAAAACAAGCAGAGACTTCTATCGATCTTGCAAAATTATACAACAAAAAAGGTTTAAAATCTCAAGCTCGTTCACAAGCTTACAAAGCAATTGAATTTGACAGTGAGATCTCTAAAGAAGCTTATACATTTATTGGAGACCTTTACATGGGTTCTTACAAGCAATGTTTTGAATCTTCTGAAGATAACGTTCAAGAAAGAGGTTGTTATTTAGCTGCATACGACATGTACAAGAAAGCTGGTAACTCTTCGAAAATGGCTTCTGCTCAAAAGCAGTTCCCTTCTAAGTCTGATATTTTTACTTTAGCTGCAAAAGGTTATGCTGAAGGTAAATCTATTAAAGTTGGATGTTGGATTGGTGGATCAACTACTCTACGTATCCGTCCATAA
- a CDS encoding OmpP1/FadL family transporter — translation MYKRINNIILTCLSIVAFATSASAQQGNAPFSALGVGTPVDPVSVRNKGMGYTGVGLASYGHSNLLNPATMTYNNLTLFEIGMYTEQRTLVAENQMQEDYGGGLSYLTFAFPVSQKWTMGFGFKPITVVNYKFAQTDTLSIPVNGQMTPAKYYGIENEGSGGINQVYFSNAFRVTKGLSVGLELGYNIGIIERVSKTQLLDGSSDFRSARGIRLNYRGFTYKPGVYYSHHFGAKEKGSRLNFGATYQFEQQLNVKRLEDIQTRSTTDLVLNRDTIMLDQSQYATMPAELAVGISYELVGKLAIAVDFKQQKWSDFVDYDGVPIDANGDKVLADSYKIGIGFEYTPDYLSASSYMKRITWRGGFSYGETPYIAYEQRIKEYVVTGGIEFPMGFSSLSVSGEYGWLSSPIQTVTSFEERHYQLNIGVTINDRWFVRRRIN, via the coding sequence ATGTATAAGAGAATAAATAACATCATACTTACTTGCCTTTCAATTGTAGCTTTTGCAACATCAGCTTCAGCACAACAAGGCAACGCTCCTTTTTCAGCATTAGGAGTAGGAACCCCTGTCGACCCAGTATCTGTTAGAAATAAAGGTATGGGCTATACAGGTGTTGGTTTAGCTAGTTATGGACATTCTAACTTGCTAAATCCTGCAACTATGACTTACAATAACCTAACATTGTTTGAGATTGGTATGTATACCGAACAAAGAACATTGGTTGCTGAAAATCAAATGCAGGAAGATTATGGTGGAGGTCTAAGTTATTTAACTTTCGCTTTCCCAGTAAGTCAGAAATGGACAATGGGTTTTGGTTTTAAGCCAATTACAGTTGTTAATTATAAATTTGCTCAAACAGATACGCTTAGTATTCCTGTAAATGGCCAAATGACTCCTGCTAAATACTATGGTATTGAAAACGAAGGGTCAGGTGGTATTAACCAAGTTTATTTTTCTAATGCATTCAGAGTAACTAAAGGTTTATCTGTAGGTTTAGAATTAGGTTACAACATTGGTATTATTGAAAGAGTATCAAAAACACAACTTCTTGATGGTTCAAGTGATTTTAGATCAGCAAGAGGTATTCGTTTAAATTATAGAGGATTTACATATAAGCCTGGTGTTTACTATTCTCATCACTTTGGTGCAAAAGAAAAAGGTAGTCGTTTAAACTTTGGTGCTACATATCAATTTGAACAACAACTTAATGTAAAGCGTTTAGAAGATATTCAAACAAGGTCTACTACAGATCTAGTTTTAAATAGAGATACAATTATGCTTGATCAATCTCAATATGCTACAATGCCAGCTGAATTAGCAGTAGGTATTAGCTATGAATTGGTTGGGAAGCTTGCTATTGCAGTGGACTTTAAACAACAAAAATGGTCTGATTTTGTAGACTATGATGGAGTTCCTATTGATGCAAACGGAGATAAAGTTTTAGCAGATTCTTATAAGATCGGTATTGGTTTTGAATATACCCCCGATTACCTTTCTGCTTCAAGCTATATGAAAAGAATTACATGGCGTGGAGGTTTTTCTTATGGAGAAACACCTTACATTGCCTATGAACAACGAATTAAAGAGTACGTAGTGACCGGAGGTATTGAATTCCCAATGGGTTTCTCTTCATTGTCCGTGTCTGGAGAATATGGGTGGTTAAGCTCACCTATCCAAACAGTTACTTCATTTGAAGAACGTCACTATCAATTAAATATAGGTGTAACAATTAACGACCGCTGGTTCGTAAGGCGTCGAATCAACTAA
- a CDS encoding type III pantothenate kinase gives MQKRVSIDIGNTLMKVGFFKDNELINVSVFQDNVKLFEALKDFSCESIGIANVGRIKNDLIQHLEKEYKVVKITSALEIPFINSYATPQTLGVDRIAAVIGAKSIFPNSNCLVIDVGTCVTYDFITKENEYLGGGISPGLDMRFKAMHHFTANLPLITFENMEQELVGNSTKNCLKSGAINGLIAEINGIIALYEAKYSNITTLLCGGVANTFESKLNSSIFADRNLVLKGIDRILRLNV, from the coding sequence ATGCAAAAAAGGGTCAGTATTGACATTGGAAACACCTTAATGAAAGTTGGGTTCTTTAAAGACAACGAATTAATAAATGTTAGTGTCTTTCAAGATAACGTTAAACTTTTTGAAGCATTAAAAGACTTCTCCTGTGAATCTATTGGGATTGCAAATGTTGGAAGAATTAAGAATGATTTAATTCAACATTTAGAAAAGGAGTATAAAGTTGTGAAAATTACCTCAGCTTTAGAAATCCCTTTTATCAATAGTTATGCAACACCACAAACGTTGGGAGTAGATAGAATAGCAGCTGTTATTGGTGCTAAATCAATCTTTCCTAACAGTAATTGTTTAGTAATAGATGTAGGAACATGTGTTACTTATGATTTTATTACAAAAGAAAATGAATATCTAGGCGGAGGTATTTCTCCTGGCTTAGATATGAGGTTTAAAGCAATGCATCATTTCACTGCTAATCTACCTCTTATAACTTTCGAAAATATGGAGCAAGAACTTGTTGGAAACAGCACAAAAAATTGTTTAAAATCGGGAGCAATAAATGGGTTAATTGCAGAAATAAATGGTATTATTGCACTTTATGAAGCAAAATATAGTAATATTACTACTTTGCTTTGTGGTGGAGTTGCAAATACTTTTGAATCTAAATTAAATTCAAGCATCTTTGCAGACCGAAATTTGGTTCTCAAGGGAATCGACCGTATCCTGAGATTAAATGTATAA
- a CDS encoding cation:proton antiporter: MIELAGLLGLGFFAQWLGWRIKVPAILPLILIGLLVGPFSTLFTSDGSKFIDGDKIFHGELLFDVVNLSVGLILFEGGMTLKLKETKNIGSVIWRLLIFGSIITLIGGALATHFIMGFSYKIAFLFGGLIIVSGPTVIGPLLRNIKPNNRINTILKWEGILIDPIGALVAILIFDFILSGHSNELFTLFALKGFIFLTISGTAVGSIAAFITTKVLNQKLLPDHLKNIVMLGFVVATFALSDLLHAESGLLAVTVYGMILANSKVASMKSILHFKEDVTLVLISFLFVMLSSRMSLDDLEALANWNSVLLFIVIVYVIRPLVVLSSTLGTSLTWQERLFISYISPRGIVAAGVASLFTLKLTSGIAPISAAQVKEAELLLPLTFMTIIGTVVIQGLTAKPLAKLLKVTRKEPNGVLFLGASEVGLFMARILQQYHIPILVSDTSEQNIKEAKRLRIPTYEGSILSDGALENVDFSEYGQLFSTTSNNEINILGNRTISAELGMNKVFRLASKLEVETDTLNKPQHLLFQGKYDFIGLTNIIRQKHVVKNVKPEKTLDQEESFQFLSNFDLPIFIIHENNRITPVTDSLTEITESDEVIYIELTNK, translated from the coding sequence ATGATTGAACTTGCAGGTTTATTAGGGTTAGGTTTCTTTGCTCAATGGTTAGGGTGGAGAATAAAAGTTCCTGCAATCCTACCATTAATTCTAATTGGATTATTGGTCGGCCCATTTTCAACACTATTTACTTCTGATGGAAGCAAATTTATAGACGGTGATAAAATATTTCATGGAGAATTACTCTTTGACGTAGTCAATCTTTCTGTTGGATTAATTCTATTTGAAGGGGGAATGACACTAAAGTTGAAAGAAACAAAAAACATTGGTAGTGTAATTTGGAGACTATTGATTTTTGGATCAATAATCACTTTAATTGGAGGTGCATTAGCTACTCATTTTATCATGGGCTTTAGTTATAAAATAGCATTCCTTTTTGGAGGATTAATTATTGTGAGTGGACCAACTGTAATTGGGCCTTTGCTAAGAAATATCAAACCTAATAATAGAATAAACACAATTTTAAAGTGGGAAGGAATTCTTATAGATCCTATTGGGGCTTTAGTTGCAATTTTAATTTTTGATTTTATTCTTTCTGGGCACTCCAATGAGCTTTTCACACTTTTCGCTTTAAAAGGCTTTATTTTTCTTACAATATCTGGTACTGCTGTTGGTAGTATTGCTGCATTTATTACAACAAAAGTACTAAACCAAAAACTTTTACCAGATCACCTTAAAAACATTGTAATGCTAGGTTTTGTTGTTGCTACTTTTGCACTTTCAGACCTATTACATGCTGAATCAGGGTTATTAGCTGTTACAGTCTACGGAATGATTTTAGCAAATTCTAAAGTGGCATCTATGAAGTCAATTCTTCACTTTAAAGAAGATGTAACTTTAGTATTAATTTCCTTCTTATTTGTGATGCTGTCTTCAAGAATGTCGTTAGATGATCTAGAAGCTCTCGCAAATTGGAATAGTGTACTATTATTTATAGTCATAGTATATGTAATCCGACCATTAGTTGTTTTATCTAGTACTTTGGGTACTTCATTAACTTGGCAAGAAAGGTTATTTATATCCTACATATCACCAAGGGGAATTGTAGCAGCAGGTGTTGCCTCTCTCTTTACCTTAAAATTAACTTCTGGAATAGCTCCTATTTCTGCTGCTCAAGTAAAAGAAGCAGAATTACTATTACCATTAACATTTATGACGATTATTGGTACTGTTGTTATTCAAGGACTTACTGCAAAACCTCTTGCAAAATTGCTTAAAGTAACACGAAAAGAACCAAATGGAGTATTATTTTTAGGAGCGAGTGAAGTAGGTTTATTTATGGCTCGTATTTTACAACAATACCATATCCCCATTTTAGTTTCCGATACTTCGGAACAAAACATCAAAGAAGCGAAAAGATTAAGGATTCCTACCTACGAAGGAAGTATTTTATCTGATGGTGCATTAGAGAATGTAGATTTTTCAGAATATGGTCAATTATTTTCTACTACATCAAATAATGAAATCAATATATTAGGTAATAGAACTATTTCTGCTGAGTTGGGTATGAATAAAGTTTTTCGTTTGGCTTCAAAATTAGAAGTAGAAACTGACACATTAAATAAGCCTCAGCACCTATTGTTCCAAGGTAAATATGACTTTATTGGTTTAACAAATATAATTCGACAAAAACATGTTGTAAAGAATGTTAAACCAGAAAAAACACTCGATCAAGAAGAAAGTTTTCAATTTTTATCAAATTTTGATTTACCTATTTTTATAATCCATGAAAACAACCGCATAACACCCGTTACAGATTCTCTTACAGAAATAACTGAAAGTGATGAAGTAATTTACATAGAGTTAACAAATAAGTAA